A single window of Providencia alcalifaciens DNA harbors:
- a CDS encoding class I adenylate cyclase, translating to MYLYIETLKQRLDAINQLRLERATASMSETFSKVYSLLPVLFHYHHPMMPGYIEGNVPHGVCFFSPDTEQLKWLQPFERFLSINNQANGELPITGIYSMGSTSSVGQSHCSDIDVWVCHPSWLDNEEKRSLQKKCTLIEQWAASLGIDVTVFLIDENRFRHNASGHLGGEDCGSTQHILLLDEFYRTAVRMAGKRLLWTMVPVEEEQHYDEYVMGLYAQGVLTPNEWLDLGGLGELSAAEYFGASLWQLYKSVDSPYKAVLKSILLESYSWDYPHGKLLALEFKRHLHAGEIVCYGLDSYCLMLERVTRYLTEINDSTRLDLIRRCFYLKVCEKLSEDEGDQCSGWRRDVLSQLVESWGWSAERLALLDTRSQWKIERVREAHNELLDTMMQSYRNLIRFARRNNLSVSASPQDIGVLTRKLYAAFEALPGKVTLVNPQISPDLSEEHLTFIYVPEGRANRSGWYLYNQAPQIDTIIGHQPLEYNRYLNKLVAWAYFNGLLTENTQVHMHHGKSQCDERKLLELMHDVSSHFPIRLSAPTPKALYSPCEIRHLAIIVNLEKDPTQVYSEQVVHVDFRKLDIFSFGESQQCLISSIDLLYRNSWNEVRTLHFSGEQCMLEALKTILGKMHQDAAPPEAVEVFCYSEHLRGLIRTRVQQLVSECIELRLSSNRHEPGRFKALRIAGQTWGLFFERLNVSVQKLENAVEFYGAISHNKLHGWPVKLQAKGDNHLPAVVDGYASEGIVQFFFENTPDNTGFNIYVLDEANRVEIYSHCEGSKEELVRDVSKFYSSSHDRFTYGANFINFNLPQFYQIVEEEGKKQVIVFSDASWSFTEDEEDDEYPSSPQLNQSEQLDHSKQHAQYY from the coding sequence TTGTACCTCTATATTGAAACTTTAAAGCAAAGACTTGATGCGATAAACCAATTACGGTTGGAACGCGCGACGGCTTCTATGAGTGAAACCTTTTCGAAGGTTTACAGCTTGCTGCCGGTCTTGTTTCATTATCATCATCCAATGATGCCGGGTTATATTGAAGGCAACGTCCCTCATGGCGTCTGTTTTTTCTCGCCAGATACAGAACAACTCAAATGGTTACAACCTTTCGAACGCTTCTTATCCATTAACAACCAAGCTAATGGTGAATTGCCAATTACAGGCATTTACTCAATGGGTAGTACCTCCTCTGTGGGGCAAAGCCACTGCTCTGATATTGATGTGTGGGTTTGTCATCCTTCTTGGTTAGATAACGAAGAAAAACGATCTTTACAGAAAAAGTGTACGCTAATTGAACAGTGGGCAGCCTCGCTGGGCATTGATGTCACCGTATTTTTAATCGATGAAAACCGTTTTCGCCATAATGCGAGCGGGCATCTTGGTGGTGAAGATTGTGGTTCCACACAACATATTTTATTGTTGGATGAATTTTATCGTACCGCGGTGCGTATGGCTGGGAAACGTCTGCTATGGACAATGGTACCTGTTGAAGAAGAGCAACACTATGACGAATATGTCATGGGATTGTACGCTCAAGGGGTACTGACACCGAACGAATGGCTGGATTTAGGCGGCCTCGGTGAATTGTCAGCTGCGGAATACTTTGGTGCCAGCTTGTGGCAGCTATATAAAAGTGTTGATTCCCCGTATAAAGCGGTGCTGAAAAGTATTTTACTGGAGTCCTACTCTTGGGATTATCCGCACGGTAAGTTGTTAGCGTTGGAGTTTAAACGCCATTTACATGCCGGTGAAATCGTCTGTTATGGATTGGATTCATACTGTTTGATGTTGGAGCGCGTAACCCGTTATCTGACCGAAATTAATGATTCCACGCGTTTGGATTTAATTCGTCGCTGCTTCTATTTAAAAGTCTGTGAAAAGCTTTCTGAAGATGAAGGTGACCAATGTTCCGGTTGGCGACGTGATGTACTGTCCCAGTTAGTGGAGTCGTGGGGATGGAGCGCCGAGCGTCTAGCATTGTTAGATACGCGTAGCCAGTGGAAAATTGAGCGTGTGCGTGAAGCGCATAATGAGCTGCTCGATACGATGATGCAAAGTTACCGTAACTTAATTCGATTTGCCCGTCGTAATAATTTAAGTGTTAGTGCTAGCCCACAAGATATTGGGGTATTAACCCGTAAGTTATATGCCGCGTTTGAAGCGCTACCCGGTAAAGTGACATTAGTAAATCCACAAATCTCACCGGATCTTAGCGAAGAGCACCTGACATTTATTTATGTGCCGGAAGGGCGTGCCAATCGTAGCGGCTGGTATCTGTATAACCAAGCGCCGCAAATCGACACGATTATCGGTCATCAACCGTTAGAATATAACCGCTATCTGAATAAGCTGGTGGCGTGGGCCTATTTTAATGGGTTACTGACTGAAAATACGCAAGTCCATATGCATCATGGTAAATCCCAATGTGATGAACGTAAGTTATTGGAATTAATGCATGATGTATCGAGCCATTTCCCAATAAGATTGTCTGCCCCAACCCCTAAAGCACTGTATAGCCCGTGTGAAATTCGCCACTTAGCGATCATCGTTAACTTAGAAAAAGACCCAACTCAGGTTTATTCTGAGCAGGTGGTGCATGTGGATTTCAGAAAACTGGATATTTTCAGTTTTGGTGAATCTCAGCAGTGTTTGATAAGCAGCATCGATCTTCTGTATCGCAATTCATGGAATGAAGTTCGGACCCTACATTTCAGCGGTGAGCAATGCATGTTAGAAGCGCTGAAAACCATCCTTGGTAAAATGCACCAAGATGCTGCACCGCCTGAAGCGGTTGAAGTCTTCTGTTATAGTGAACATCTACGTGGGCTTATTCGTACTCGCGTGCAGCAGTTAGTGTCCGAATGCATTGAATTGCGCTTATCCAGCAATCGCCATGAACCTGGTCGCTTTAAGGCATTACGCATTGCAGGGCAAACATGGGGCTTGTTCTTCGAGCGTTTAAACGTCTCTGTACAAAAACTCGAAAATGCCGTTGAGTTCTACGGTGCAATCTCCCATAACAAATTGCATGGTTGGCCGGTAAAATTACAAGCGAAAGGGGATAATCATCTTCCTGCGGTTGTGGATGGCTATGCCAGCGAAGGGATTGTGCAGTTTTTCTTTGAAAATACACCCGATAATACAGGGTTTAATATTTACGTATTGGATGAAGCTAATCGCGTAGAAATTTACTCTCATTGTGAAGGTTCCAAAGAAGAGCTAGTGCGCGATGTCAGCAAATTCTACTCTTCCTCCCATGACCGTTTTACCTACGGTGCTAACTTTATCAATTTCAATTTGCCGCAGTTTTATCAAATTGTGGAAGAAGAAGGCAAAAAGCAAGTTATTGTCTTCTCTGACGCTTCTTGGTCATTTACTGAAGATGAAGAGGACGATGAATATCCCTCGTCACCACAATTAAACCAGTCTGAACAACTAGACCACTCCAAACAGCACGCTCAATATTATTAA
- the hemC gene encoding hydroxymethylbilane synthase, translating into MTSTNIVRIATRKSPLALWQAYFVKTELEQRHPGLQVELVPMVTKGDIILDTPLAKVGGKGLFVKELELALLEGRADIAVHSMKDVPVEFPEGLGLVTICEREDPRDAFVSNHYANIDALPAGSIVGTSSLRRQCQLRELRPDLVIRDLRGNVGTRLSKLDNGEYDAIILAVAGLKRLELDERIKTALEPEQSLPAVGQGAVGIECRLDDQRTRDLLAALNHDETSVCVLAERAMNMRLEGGCQVPIGSYAIWQGDKIWLRALVGAPDGSQVIRGERLIAPADAIQAGISLAEELLDNGAREILAEVYKGNAPA; encoded by the coding sequence ATGACATCAACAAATATCGTGCGTATCGCAACGCGTAAAAGCCCTCTCGCCTTATGGCAAGCTTATTTCGTAAAAACAGAATTAGAGCAACGCCATCCCGGCTTACAGGTAGAGTTAGTCCCTATGGTCACCAAAGGGGACATTATTTTAGATACCCCATTAGCGAAAGTCGGTGGAAAAGGTTTATTCGTCAAAGAATTAGAGCTAGCTTTACTTGAAGGTCGCGCGGATATTGCCGTTCACTCAATGAAAGACGTGCCTGTAGAGTTCCCTGAAGGGTTAGGCTTAGTCACCATTTGTGAGCGCGAGGACCCACGAGATGCGTTCGTTTCTAACCATTATGCCAATATTGATGCACTCCCTGCGGGCAGCATCGTCGGTACATCCAGCTTACGCCGTCAGTGCCAGTTAAGAGAATTACGTCCAGATTTAGTTATCCGTGACCTACGCGGCAACGTCGGCACCCGCCTGTCTAAACTCGACAATGGCGAATACGATGCCATTATCCTTGCTGTGGCAGGCCTAAAACGCTTAGAACTCGATGAGCGCATCAAAACCGCACTGGAGCCAGAGCAATCTTTACCTGCCGTTGGACAAGGCGCTGTAGGTATCGAGTGCCGCTTAGATGATCAACGCACCCGTGATTTACTGGCAGCATTGAATCACGATGAAACTTCCGTGTGTGTCCTTGCTGAGCGCGCCATGAACATGCGCCTTGAAGGCGGTTGCCAAGTCCCTATTGGGAGCTATGCTATTTGGCAAGGGGATAAAATCTGGTTACGCGCGCTCGTCGGTGCCCCAGATGGTAGCCAAGTCATTCGTGGAGAACGCTTAATCGCGCCTGCCGACGCAATCCAAGCCGGTATTTCTCTCGCGGAAGAGTTGCTTGATAATGGTGCCCGTGAAATTCTTGCGGAAGTCTATAAAGGCAATGCACCCGCATGA
- a CDS encoding uroporphyrinogen-III synthase has product MRVLVTRPEPSGSALITAINATGGQAYPAPLITIGAGAQLNTLCSRLDGLSENDLVFLLSKNAVWYANLALEQAGRDWSDKLFYYGIGQSTGHYFQQLTGQTIRWAEAGETSEVLLTHPDLQNLEGKRALLLRGNGGRELLASTLRARGADVDYCECYARRPVHYDKPKFNQTWLNTDITDIVVTSGEMLTLLNDLIAEDMQQWWYSRRLLVVSERIAEKARQSGWRRVCVATSADNHALLEALISTDMGC; this is encoded by the coding sequence ATGAGGGTCCTTGTTACTCGCCCAGAGCCATCTGGCTCCGCGTTGATAACAGCCATTAATGCTACTGGGGGGCAGGCTTATCCGGCTCCCTTAATTACGATTGGAGCAGGTGCACAACTCAATACTTTGTGCTCTCGCTTAGATGGATTATCGGAAAACGACCTTGTCTTTCTTTTATCCAAAAATGCCGTCTGGTATGCAAATTTAGCATTGGAACAAGCAGGACGAGACTGGTCAGATAAGTTATTCTACTATGGTATAGGACAATCTACAGGTCACTATTTTCAGCAACTAACTGGGCAAACTATCCGTTGGGCTGAAGCAGGAGAAACCAGCGAGGTGTTACTCACCCACCCTGACCTGCAAAATTTAGAGGGAAAACGCGCCTTACTCCTGCGAGGTAATGGTGGACGTGAACTCCTTGCCTCAACATTACGCGCCCGAGGTGCAGATGTTGATTACTGCGAATGCTACGCAAGGCGACCTGTACACTATGATAAGCCTAAGTTTAACCAAACTTGGCTTAACACGGATATCACCGACATTGTGGTGACAAGCGGTGAAATGTTGACCCTACTTAACGATTTGATTGCTGAAGATATGCAACAATGGTGGTATTCCCGCCGGCTACTGGTTGTCAGCGAACGAATTGCAGAAAAAGCCCGCCAAAGTGGGTGGCGTCGAGTCTGCGTGGCAACTAGCGCAGATAATCACGCTTTACTTGAAGCATTAATTTCAACCGATATGGGATGCTAA
- the hemX gene encoding uroporphyrinogen-III C-methyltransferase, protein MTEQDKITDTVNDEAVTEKKETRQLTPSSKQKRPGLAVSAIAIAIIVVMGGGMYYFTQQSNAQLVHDNNQLKQQVSELVEQQNADRQRVDALIATNTELKNHSRDYEDQLNRRMQELQAHVTALSSSDVKNWLIAQADFMVKMAGRKLWNDHDPVTAAVLLKSADTSLAEMNDPSLLDIRKAIANDMNRLAAINQIDYDGIILRLNQLSNDVDNLRLADLNNGDAPEETGTDVSGDIADWQDNLARSWKSFTSDFITVRARDGSEAPLLAPNQDIYLRENIRSQLLIAAQAVPRYQEETYKQSLEQASTWVRAYFDVEAPATKAFLTELDDLINQPIDADMPETLESQAKLEKVMQTRVRNLLSQNPEPTGVAVDAALEAVKEAAKAAEEATIPADTQTNKPDVAAEAPVTDAANAPEHKG, encoded by the coding sequence ATGACGGAACAAGACAAAATTACCGACACTGTTAATGATGAAGCTGTGACAGAGAAAAAAGAAACTCGTCAGCTGACGCCTTCATCCAAACAGAAACGCCCTGGTCTTGCAGTCAGTGCGATCGCTATCGCCATTATCGTCGTCATGGGCGGCGGGATGTACTACTTTACTCAGCAAAGCAATGCGCAATTGGTTCATGATAATAACCAACTGAAACAGCAAGTTAGTGAATTAGTTGAACAACAAAATGCCGATAGGCAACGTGTGGATGCGCTCATCGCGACCAACACGGAGCTGAAAAACCATTCGCGTGATTATGAAGATCAACTCAACCGTCGCATGCAAGAATTACAAGCTCACGTCACTGCACTTTCCAGCTCTGACGTAAAAAACTGGCTGATTGCCCAAGCCGACTTTATGGTGAAAATGGCGGGCCGCAAATTATGGAATGACCATGATCCTGTCACCGCTGCCGTACTATTAAAAAGCGCAGACACCAGTTTAGCGGAAATGAATGATCCAAGTTTGCTGGATATTCGTAAAGCTATCGCCAATGATATGAACCGCTTAGCTGCCATCAACCAAATTGACTATGACGGCATTATTTTACGTTTGAATCAGCTCAGTAACGATGTCGATAACTTACGCCTCGCCGATTTAAATAATGGTGATGCACCGGAAGAGACTGGCACCGATGTCAGTGGCGACATTGCAGACTGGCAAGATAACCTCGCACGCAGCTGGAAAAGTTTCACAAGCGATTTCATCACCGTGCGCGCCCGTGATGGTTCTGAAGCCCCATTGCTAGCCCCAAACCAAGATATTTACCTGCGTGAGAATATTCGTTCCCAATTGCTCATTGCAGCCCAAGCGGTACCGCGTTATCAAGAAGAAACGTATAAACAATCTCTTGAACAAGCGTCTACGTGGGTGCGTGCTTACTTTGATGTAGAAGCGCCAGCCACTAAAGCATTTTTAACGGAACTCGATGATTTAATTAATCAACCGATTGATGCCGATATGCCTGAAACTTTAGAAAGCCAAGCGAAGCTGGAAAAAGTGATGCAAACGCGAGTACGTAATTTGCTATCTCAAAATCCAGAACCGACTGGCGTTGCCGTTGATGCCGCGCTTGAGGCGGTAAAAGAAGCCGCTAAAGCTGCCGAAGAGGCAACAATCCCCGCAGATACGCAAACCAACAAACCGGACGTTGCCGCCGAAGCTCCTGTAACGGATGCGGCAAACGCCCCTGAGCATAAGGGGTGA
- the hemY gene encoding protoheme IX biogenesis protein HemY, protein MIKVFVLFIVLIAGIILGPLLAGHQGYVFIRTDSHDITTSVTSLVLCFILLQFVLLFLGWCYRRFMSTTSRTKGWLSGHKYHKAHTQTQKALLKLAEGDLEQVEKLMSKHADYSQQPVINYLMAAEAAQQRGDSYRTHQYLDRAAEAAGKDQLPVDISRVRIQLAEGEIHAARNGIDKLLDQAPRHPEILRLAEQAYLGSGAYQALIELLPIMAKVQLHNEDELEALKLKAYKGLMNQCMAEGGSDGLKNWWKAQPRKVRHEVPLQAFLAEHLIECGDTRSAEKMIIEGLKQQYDERLLLLIPKLQSEQPEAIEKTLLSLVKQSGATPLLNSTLGILALQHAQWEKAESYFKAALAQRFDAYDAAWLADAYDKLHKPNEAAKIRQEALTHSLKQERVKA, encoded by the coding sequence ATGATTAAAGTCTTTGTTCTCTTTATCGTCCTGATTGCTGGCATTATCTTGGGCCCTCTATTAGCAGGGCACCAAGGCTATGTATTTATTCGTACCGATAGCCACGATATTACAACCAGCGTCACCAGCCTTGTGCTGTGCTTTATTCTGCTGCAATTTGTTCTGTTATTCCTTGGATGGTGCTACCGCCGCTTTATGAGCACTACCTCACGAACAAAAGGCTGGCTCAGCGGCCACAAATACCATAAAGCGCATACTCAAACTCAAAAAGCCTTACTCAAATTAGCCGAAGGGGATTTGGAGCAAGTTGAGAAATTAATGAGTAAGCACGCTGATTACTCTCAGCAACCAGTCATTAACTACTTGATGGCAGCAGAAGCCGCCCAGCAACGTGGGGATAGTTATCGTACCCATCAATATTTAGATAGAGCTGCTGAAGCCGCAGGTAAAGATCAACTTCCCGTGGATATTAGCCGTGTTCGCATCCAATTGGCGGAAGGCGAAATTCATGCTGCCCGTAATGGTATCGACAAGCTACTCGACCAAGCGCCACGTCACCCAGAAATTTTACGCTTAGCTGAACAAGCTTACTTAGGTAGCGGAGCATACCAGGCACTCATTGAGCTGCTGCCAATTATGGCAAAAGTCCAATTACACAATGAAGATGAGCTTGAAGCATTAAAACTCAAAGCGTACAAAGGACTAATGAACCAATGTATGGCTGAAGGTGGTAGCGATGGCTTGAAAAATTGGTGGAAAGCTCAACCGCGTAAAGTTCGCCATGAAGTCCCTTTACAAGCCTTCTTAGCTGAACATTTAATTGAATGTGGTGATACGCGCAGTGCAGAAAAAATGATCATTGAGGGATTAAAACAGCAATATGACGAACGTTTACTGCTGCTGATCCCGAAATTACAAAGCGAACAACCTGAAGCGATTGAAAAAACACTGTTAAGCCTCGTCAAACAGTCTGGTGCAACACCATTACTCAATAGCACATTAGGGATCCTTGCACTTCAACATGCCCAATGGGAAAAAGCAGAAAGCTACTTTAAAGCTGCATTGGCACAGCGTTTTGATGCTTATGATGCTGCTTGGTTAGCCGATGCTTATGACAAACTACACAAACCGAATGAAGCAGCGAAAATTCGCCAAGAGGCGCTCACTCACTCCCTCAAGCAAGAGCGAGTAAAGGCATAA
- a CDS encoding DUF4014 domain-containing protein, with protein sequence MNVVKTLWRWIVASQNRLQIFFDLLLLILSPFIFISIIGFNTADLNKDIFIITFIIIAYTYVTRWISKWLSKEKKA encoded by the coding sequence ATGAATGTAGTGAAAACTCTCTGGCGTTGGATTGTAGCGAGCCAAAATCGTTTACAGATCTTTTTTGACCTGCTACTTCTGATTTTATCCCCGTTTATTTTTATTTCGATCATTGGCTTCAATACCGCCGATCTGAATAAAGATATCTTTATTATTACCTTTATTATTATTGCCTATACCTATGTGACTCGCTGGATCAGTAAGTGGTTAAGCAAAGAGAAAAAAGCGTAA
- the thrP gene encoding bifunctional threonine/serine APC transporter ThrP — protein MDKPQQGLQRGLEARHIELIALGGTIGVGLFMGSASTLKWAGPSVLLAYIIAGLFVFFIMRSMGEMLFLEPVTGSFASFGYKYLSPFWGCLTAWGYWFMWVAVGISEITAIGEYAKYWFPDVPQWIFAMVAVALVALANLAAVRLYGELEFWFAMIKVTTIVVMILIGLGLIFFGLGNNFEPIGLGNLTEHGGFFAGGWKGFLFALCIVVASYQGVELVGITAGEAKNPQVTLKKAINNILWRILIFYVGAIFIVVTLFPWTEVGQQGSPFVMTFAKVGIVSAAAVINFVVLTAALSGCNSGMYSGGRMLYALAQNKQLPSGLLKLTKNGVPARCVGFTILCLVAGSSLNYIIPNPEQVFVYVYSASVLPGMVPWLVILTSQLRFRKQNQQQMAGHTFKSILFPWVNYATLLFLACVLVGMAINPETRLSLIVGAIFLLTVSGLYFVIRSLSRKEKSPS, from the coding sequence ATGGATAAGCCACAGCAAGGTCTTCAGCGAGGGCTAGAAGCCCGTCATATTGAGCTGATTGCTTTGGGCGGAACAATTGGAGTTGGGCTATTTATGGGTTCAGCGAGTACGTTGAAGTGGGCGGGGCCATCCGTATTACTGGCGTATATTATCGCAGGGCTGTTTGTCTTCTTCATCATGCGTTCAATGGGTGAAATGCTCTTTCTAGAGCCAGTCACGGGTTCATTTGCTTCATTCGGTTATAAATATCTAAGCCCTTTTTGGGGATGTTTAACCGCGTGGGGTTATTGGTTTATGTGGGTCGCAGTTGGGATTTCAGAGATAACCGCAATAGGGGAATATGCAAAGTATTGGTTCCCTGATGTGCCCCAGTGGATATTTGCGATGGTTGCTGTTGCATTGGTGGCACTGGCAAACCTCGCCGCAGTGAGGCTATATGGCGAGCTGGAATTCTGGTTTGCGATGATAAAAGTCACTACGATTGTGGTGATGATTTTGATTGGACTGGGGCTGATTTTCTTTGGTTTGGGTAATAACTTTGAGCCAATTGGCTTGGGTAATCTGACAGAACACGGTGGCTTCTTTGCTGGTGGCTGGAAAGGTTTCTTATTTGCGTTGTGTATTGTGGTGGCGTCGTATCAAGGCGTTGAGCTCGTCGGGATCACCGCAGGAGAAGCCAAAAACCCACAAGTGACACTGAAAAAAGCTATCAATAATATTCTGTGGCGTATTCTTATTTTCTATGTCGGCGCTATTTTTATTGTGGTGACGCTGTTCCCGTGGACGGAAGTCGGGCAACAAGGCAGCCCGTTTGTGATGACGTTCGCTAAAGTGGGAATTGTCTCGGCAGCCGCTGTCATTAACTTTGTGGTGCTCACCGCAGCATTGTCTGGCTGCAATAGCGGCATGTACAGCGGCGGGCGTATGTTATATGCGCTGGCGCAAAATAAGCAGTTACCGAGTGGATTATTAAAACTAACGAAAAATGGCGTTCCAGCGCGTTGTGTCGGTTTTACTATCTTATGTTTAGTCGCTGGGTCGAGTTTGAATTACATCATTCCAAATCCAGAGCAGGTGTTTGTGTATGTGTATAGTGCGAGCGTCTTGCCGGGAATGGTGCCGTGGCTCGTGATCTTGACCAGCCAACTACGTTTTCGCAAGCAGAACCAGCAGCAGATGGCAGGGCATACGTTTAAATCAATTCTGTTTCCATGGGTGAACTACGCCACACTGCTGTTTTTAGCCTGTGTGTTGGTGGGGATGGCGATTAACCCAGAAACGCGTTTGTCACTGATTGTCGGGGCTATCTTTTTATTGACGGTTTCAGGGCTTTATTTTGTGATCCGCAGTCTGAGCCGTAAGGAAAAAAGTCCATCGTAA
- the wecG gene encoding lipopolysaccharide N-acetylmannosaminouronosyltransferase — protein MEQSSIPQYSIRGHNIWGFKNMAHFLDYLFADGETKTGTLVAINAEKVMIAEQDTALNTLLGQAEYLYADGISIVRAIRRKYPKAEVSRVAGADLWEGLMERAGKEGTPVFLVGGKPEILEQTKAKLRAQWNVNIVDSQDGYFTAEDRSALFERIHASGAKIVTVAMGSPKQEIFMRDCRVVHPDALYMGIGGTYDVFTGHVKRAPKVWQNLGLEWLYRLLSQPTRIKRQFKLLKFLGYYYGGKL, from the coding sequence ATGGAACAGTCGTCAATTCCTCAATATAGCATCAGAGGTCATAATATTTGGGGCTTTAAAAACATGGCCCACTTTTTAGACTATTTGTTTGCTGACGGTGAGACCAAAACAGGCACACTTGTGGCTATCAACGCAGAAAAAGTGATGATTGCGGAGCAAGATACCGCACTGAATACCTTATTAGGGCAGGCAGAATACCTTTATGCCGATGGGATCAGCATTGTGCGTGCGATTCGCCGTAAATACCCGAAAGCGGAGGTTTCTCGTGTGGCAGGTGCCGATTTATGGGAAGGCTTAATGGAACGCGCAGGAAAAGAAGGCACCCCAGTATTTTTAGTGGGTGGCAAGCCAGAAATTCTTGAGCAAACGAAAGCGAAGCTTCGCGCACAATGGAATGTGAACATTGTGGATTCCCAAGATGGCTACTTTACGGCAGAAGACCGCAGTGCGCTGTTTGAGCGAATTCATGCAAGCGGTGCCAAGATTGTGACAGTGGCAATGGGCTCTCCTAAGCAAGAAATCTTTATGCGTGATTGCCGTGTCGTGCATCCTGATGCGCTGTATATGGGCATCGGTGGAACTTATGACGTATTCACTGGGCACGTTAAGCGTGCACCTAAAGTTTGGCAAAACTTAGGGTTAGAATGGCTGTATCGCTTACTTTCCCAACCTACGCGAATTAAACGACAGTTTAAATTGCTGAAGTTTTTAGGCTACTACTACGGTGGTAAGCTTTAA